Proteins encoded within one genomic window of Rhinoderma darwinii isolate aRhiDar2 chromosome 5, aRhiDar2.hap1, whole genome shotgun sequence:
- the TYMS gene encoding thymidylate synthase — MPVAADVPVPGAQEQEINGGLQQEEPPHDELQYLEQIRHILQRGHRKEDRTGTGTISVFGMQARYSLRDQFPLLTTKRVFWKGVLEELLWFIKGSTNAKELSAKGVKIWDANGSREFLDKQGFVSREEGDLGPVYGFQWRHFGAEYKDIHTDYTGQGVDQLQAVIDTIKNNPDDRRIIMCSWNPKDLPMMALPPCHALCQFYVVDDELSCQLYQRSGDMGLGVPFNIASYALLTYMIAHVTGLKPGDFIHTLGDSHIYLNHVEPLQTQLQRKPRPFPKLKILRTVENINDFKAEDFQLDGYDPHPTIRMEMAV, encoded by the exons ATGCCGGTGGCGGCCGATGTGCCCGTGCCCGGTGCTCAGGAGCAG GAGATAAATGGCGGGCTGCAGCAGGAGGAGCCCCCACACGACGAGCTGCAGTACTTGGAGCAGATCCGGCACATCCTTCAGCGCGGGCACCGCAAAGAGGACCGGACCGGTACTGGAACCATCTCCGTGTTCGGCATGCAGGCTCGGTACAGCCTTCGTG ATcagttccctctgctgacaaccaAGCGTGTGTTCTGGAAGGGTGTGCTGGAAGAACTGCTGTGGTTTATTAAG GGTTCCACAAATGCAAAAGAGCTTTCGGCAAAAGGTGTGAAAATTTGGGATGCAAATGGCTCGAGGGAATTTTTGGATAAGCAAGGATTTGTATCCCGAGAGGAAGGAGACCTTGGACCTGTATATGGATTTCAGTGGCGGCACTTTGGTGCGGAGTACAAAGACATTCACACAG ATTATACCGGGCAAGGAGTGGACCAGCTACAGGCAGTGATTGACACCATCAAGAATAATCCTGATGATAGGAGGATAATCATGTGTAGCTGGAACCCTAAAG ATCTTCCTATGATGGCACTGCCACCTTGCCATGCCCTATGCCAGTTCTATGTAGTTGACGATGAGCTGTCATGCCAGCTGTACCAGCGATCAGGAGACATGGGCCTTGGAGTACCCTTCAATATTGCCAGCTATGCTTTATTAACTTACATGATTGCACATGTCACCGGACTGAAG cCTGGTGATTTTATCCACACTTTGGGGGATTCTCATATATACCTTAATCATGTTGAGCCCTTGCAAACTCAA CTTCAAAGGAAACCTCGGCCATTTCCTAAACTTAAAATCCTACGGACAGTGGAAAACATCAATGACTTCAAAGCAGAAGATTTTCAGCTTGACGGCTACGACCCTCACCCCACGATTAGAATGGAAATGGCCGTGTAA